GGCCATCCTCGATATGCCGTTTAATTTTCCCGATTGTCAGGGCACGCAAGATTCGACGAATTTCACGGGCGTCGGCCGGGGACTGCATGGGTTCGGTTATCATCCACCGCCATTGGTCGTCACGCTTCAGCCGGATGGTTTCCGTATGACCCTCCCAGGTGATGTGCGTAATGTCTCGGTCATCAAACGGCAAAATTTGTCGTTCCTGGGTTTCCTGTTTTTCCAGTTGCCGGGATTGTGGAATATCAACGAGGAGGATATAGCCTCCTAATGCAAGGACGACCAGAGCCAGGACGAGCGTCACTCGAATGGGATTTAACATGTTACAGACTTCGCCGCCTTTTCCAAACGGATAGACCGAGAAATAAAGTGAGGAGTGGAAGGAACAGGACTTGAAAAAACACGAGTACTTGTTCCTGCGAGGGATTCGGTATGAATGGATGAAAGGCCGGATCTTTTGGTGTCAGAGAAACCAGGGCGTCTTCTTGGGCGAGCCAGGCAACGGCTTTTAAGAAAAAGTCCGTGTTGCCAGGATAGGTCAAATACCCATTGGTTGCAAAGGCGGCATTGCCCACGATTAAGACGGCGGGTTGGGCCGGTGGAGTCTGCTCGATGGGTTTGCGGATCAGGAGGCCAGCGACCGTATACGGACCTTTGGCGTCTTCTCCCGCCGTGAATTCCGGTTGAGGACTCTTCAGGTCCATTTCTTCCCAACTTTCCGGAGACGTTTGCGCTAAGGAGACAAACTCCCAGGCCTTTCCTTGTGCCGCGTCAAAAGTGACTGAGCGGGACACGGGAAACAGGATGGGAGTCGTGAAGTCTTCGGTGATGTCATGGGTGGTAAAGGTGCGAACGAGTAAGGCAGTGGGACTGCCACGTCCCAGGCGATCTTGCTCATCAGCCAGGATGCCGGTTCCCAATTGAATGCCCCACGGTGTGAATAGGGGATCTAATGAGGTGCCGCTGCCTGGATCGTCCATCACCAGTACCCGTCCTCCTTTTTCCAGATATTGGCTCATCCGGTGTTGGTCCTCAGGGGATATGGATTCTGTGGAGGAGGCAACGATGAGCACTGCCGCCTCGTGAGAAGCCGTGTCCTGCCAATCCACCGTCCCGACCGCATAGCCTTGTTTGGTCAGGGCATCGCCGGCACGAGATAATCCTGACGATTCGGTATCGGATAGACTTTTTTCGCCATGGCCCGTGACAAAAGCAATGCGCTTTTTCTTGTCCTGTGTGACGCGGAGGAGCGCATTGGTCATGTCGGCTTCAGAAGACCGTTGGAGATAGACCTTTTGGGGGCCACTTTCCACAACGACGGTATCGATGCGCGTCACTTGATACTCTTTTGCCTTGTCTGGTTGGCGTTCGGGATCGATGAATGCCAGTGTGATGAGCGGACTCTCCTTCGCATATGTCGTCAATAGATCCTGGTAGCCGCCATAACCCGGACTCCCTTCATGGGTGAAAACCGTCATTTTCACCTCTCTTGGAAGAGTTCGAAGGACTTGATACGTCTGTCGGCTTAAGGTGAAATTCTGCGTCTCTGAGAAGTCCCATTCCGGCGCATGCTTGGCTGCGAGGAAATTGAGTAAGGCCACGACGACGCCGGCAAGCAGCACCGAAAACAGGCTGTGTGCGCCGAGTCGGGTAGAGCGGGTTCGAGCTAACGCGGTGAGGCTACGAAAATGGAAGGCAAAATAGCCCAGGAGGCAGACGGTTCCCACGCCGAGCAGGATTGAGGAGAGGCTCTCTGCAGCAGGATAGACCAACGGGAGCCCCAGTCCTACCAGGGCGATTATCATTCCGGCTATTCCGAGAATTGAAGACACCCGCGTTATTTCCATCGGTAGGCGTCGACGGCTTGGTGAGCAGCAAACCACATAAACGCTATGCCGGAGACGTAATAAAGAATATCTTTGAGGTTGAACAGCCCACGAATCAATCGTTCATAATGTTCGCTAAAAGAAAGATAGGACAGAATGTGTCCGATTGTGGTGTCCCCAACAATGCCCCCTAATGCCCCAAGCATCCAGAGACCTAAAATGCAGCCAAAGCTTAAAAAAGCCGCAATAATTTGATTTTCGGTCAATGCCGAGGCAAACAGACCAATGGATATCAGAAGGGCTCCTTGGAGAAACAGAGCGACATACCCAAGATAGATGGGTCGCCAATCGAAGGTTGCATAGGCGGAAAGCGTTATCGGGATGAGGCTTGTCAGGGATAACAGGCCGCTATAGACGATAATCACGCTCATGAACTTTCCAGACACAATTTCATTTACGCCAATGGGAGACGTGAGAAGGAGTTCGAAGGTTCGAAGTTTGCGTTCTTCGGCGAAGAGACGCATGGTGAGTAATGGGAGAATAATCATGAGGATGAGGTTCATGCTTCGAAAGAGGGGTCTGAACAGCATATCATTGAGATTGAGTTGTGCGTAGGTGTTTTGTATTTGCATCAGGCGGATAGCCTGGTTACTTGCATTGGCGGCCGCGGAATAGGCCAACAGCCCCACGATAGCTAAAAAGATGGCCGCAATAACATAAACCACGGGAGACACAAACGCACTTCGTAATTCTTTGGCAACAATCGTGTGAACGGGAGTCATAATGAGCGTAATCCGGCTATACAGCAGTTAGTGGGGTCCATCAGGCGTACTAGTCATGCTGGGACCGCTTGGCGTGTTGGTTTGTGTGAGCACCTTAAACGCATCCTCAAGAGTGAGAGGTTGGGTTTTTAATTCCAGAAGGCCCACATTTCTGGAGACGATTAATTGGGTTAATTCCTCCCGGATATCCCGCCCCATTTGCGTGTCCAGAAGATAGGTGTGAGCCGTTGCTCCTTGAGAGACCCGGATGACTCCAGGAATATGGTGCAGCGCCTCCAACAGGTCCGGGTCGGATTGCTTTACGGTTAGACTGAGCGTTTCCGATTCACGGAGTTTGGTCCCTAATTGTTCCGGGGTGTCCACGGCTACAATGCGGCCACGGTGAATGATAATGACACGCTGGCAAATAGCGGTGGCCTCGGCCAATAGATGTGTACTGAGAATGATGGTGTGGGAGCCCGCCAGGCTTTTAATGAGTTCCCGGATCTCAATAATTTGATTCGGGTCCAGCCCTGTCGTTGGTTCGTCCAAAATCAAAACGGGAGGATTGTGCAACAGGGCTTGTGCCAAGCCAACGCGTTGTCGATATCCACGGGATAAATGTCCGATGACTCGTCCCCGGACCTCTGCCAGGCCCGTTTGGGTGATGATCGTATCCATCCGTTCGGTCAATTGGTCCTCAGAAAGTCGTTTAATTCTCCCCACAAAAGTCAAATATTCCGTGACGGTCAGTTCCAGATACAGAGGAGGAGTTTCGGGGAGATACCCGATATGTTTTTTGACCTCCCAGGGGGTTTCCAGGCAATCAAACCCTGCAATGCGGACGGTTCCAAGGGTTGGGGGCATGAACCCCGTCAGAATACGCATTGTCGTAGTTTTTCCTGCGCCATTTGGCCCAAGAAACGCCACGATCTCCCCCTTGTTGATGGAGAAAGAGATGTCATCCAAGGCGGTTGCGTTCCCATAGCGTTTGGTCACATGTTGAACGTCAATCATAGGGATGCCCAGCAAGTTGTGTCGTGAAATGGTGAGAAAAGTGACGTTAAAATGAATAGCTCGACAGGAGTCCGATCATACCTATGTGAAAAAAAATCCGTCAAGTTTAAACATGAGGGCAGTGACGATTGAGATTGACTCTTTTAATGAAAGTTGTATGATAGCTCCAGTTATAGGGATTTATGAGGTATGCGAGTAAGGGACCTTCTACCCTGCCTTGGGAGAGTGGAGTAACGGCCACCATTGAGGAAGTTGTTTCAGGGAAAATATGCGATCCTTGGGCTGTTGGTTGCCATTCTGAGCGGGTGTAGTTCCTGGCATCATGTATCCATCTTCAGCCACAGTGCCGAGCCAGTCGAGGAGTCTCCCGATTCCTCTCCTGCGTCGGTGGTGAATGCCCCTGCCGTTTCTGTGCCCCAACCGGAACCCTCTGTTCCAATCGTTTCCCAACCTCAAATATCAGAAATCCCGCCGGCAACAAATGACATCAGTTCTCAAACTGCCAATCCTTCCCTTCTCCCCTCGACGTTGGAAGATGTTTTTTTTGATTACGACCAATATTATATCCGGAGTGAGGCTGTTCCTATCCTGATGCAGAACGCGGAAATACTTCTGAATCGGCACGCTACTCGTACCGTCCTGATTGAAGGGCATTGTGATGAGCGTGGAACCGAAGAATATAATCTCATCCTGGGTGAGCGTCGCGCGATGGCGGTGAAGAATTACCTGGTGGATTTAGGTGTGAACGCCTCATCTATTCGAATCCTAAGCTTGGGAAAAAATGAACCGTTTTGTCTTCAACCCACTCGTGAATGTTTTCAAAAGAATAGACGGGCTCACTTCGTGTTGAAGTAATACTGTAAAATTTCCACATAAATTATGTGTGTAAGAGGACGTCTTTTTGAACTCATATGACTGGTCCATCATGGCCGTCCATCCTTTTAGGTTATTGAAGGGGTCAAAACCGCGGGATATTTTGGGAGAAAATTTGCAAGTCTCTCAACAATATTTTTGCCCTTTTCCTCAAGATGAGGAGGATGTCTATGCGGGTTTGGTCCTTAATAATCTGGTTCTTCCTGTTGCTTCCCTCGTCCGCTTTCTCGGAAGTATGGGATTTTTCCTGTACCGAGGCTGTCTCCCTTTTGAGGGCTGCCCAGGAGCAGGTCGTCCGGAAGCATGACCAATTGCAAGAAGCTAAATTTAGTCTCCGGCATGCTCCCAAAGAATTTGATGGATGCAGGCGGAGCCGTCGTGGTTTTCAAGGGGGAGAGATTCATTGTGTGACTCATCAATCCCCCCAAGGAAATCTACTGAAAGATATTCTTGTTGCGCAACGAAGCCTTGATGTCTCTATCCAGGATTTCAAAAAACACCAAAAAGGGCTGGTTCTTTCCTGCTCGGAGTCTTCGCCCTAATCCGATATTCTTTTTTCTTACCTCCGATTTGCGCGGTAGGTACCCCCTCTCAGGGTGGCACTGTATCGATCCTGCTACCAAAAGTTTTCTTCCATTGAAACCCGGGACAGCCATTGCTTTTTTCCCCCGCAGTGAGTCGCTTTGATCATCGCCTCGCGCACCCATCCCGTGGAGAGATCATGGTTGTTTTGGGCCTCATGCTCGACGCGAATGATGCTGGCTCCGGGCCAATCCACCTTGTGTCAACCAAGAAAAAAAAATGGAAAAATTCGTATAATCGTCGATCTGTGCCACGAAAAGTATTGGGGGAGTTTTCCAATCATCAATATCGATAGGAGGAATGGAACATTTGATGCTCAGTCTTAAAAAGATTCTGGCCTCATTTTTTTCTCCTCTCTCTCTGTGTATAGAGATCATAGTTTGCGGGCTGGTCTTTTTGTATTTTTCCCGCAAGCAATATCTTGGGAAAGTCCTGGTCTCCCTGGGATTCATTCTGCTTGTCATCAGCGGTTATGAAGGAATCTCAGGGCGTATCATACGTACGTTGGAGTCCCAATATCCTCCTATTAATCTTTCCCAGGTGCTGACTTCTGGGAATATCACAAATACACAAGAATCCCTGAAATGGATTGTTGTCCTGGCCAGCGGCACTGCAGGAGATGCCACGTTGCCTTATCAGCTTCGAGTGTCTCATCATTCCCGTGTTCGATTAATGGAAGGCATTCGGCTTCATCGCATGCTCCCCGGAAGTAAAATCATTCTGACAGGCGGGACGGGGTTTGAGGGGTCTCCTGAAGCGACCACAATGAGTCGAGTTGCCGAGGAATTAGGGGTCAATCGGGCAGATATGGTTCTGGAGGTTGAATCCCGTGATACCAAGGACCATCCTCTGTATGTTCGGGATATCGTCCATGATGAGCCTTTTATCTTGGTGACAAGTGCTTTCCACATGCCACGTGCGGTCAAATTATTCGAGAAACAGGGTCTATTTCCAATTCCGGCTTCCACAGGACAATGGGTTCCTCCTATGCAGTTTTGGTCTTTAGTGAACTTTTTCCCGAGTTCCTCTGGAGTGCGCCTTGCCGAATTGGCTTATCATGAATATATGGGATTATTGGAGGCCTGGGTTCAAGATCAGATTTAAAAGAAGCAGCGGTGAGACCCTGAATCTTGACCTTTTAAGGCGAATAAAAAATCAATTGAGAGGGTGAATGCCCCTGCACTGGATAGGATGAACGAATGGCCTAATTTCTTAGCTCAGGCTATCCGATAGAGATACCAAAGAATGGAGTCTGTGGTTTGGTTCACAATATGGCTGGGACTTTTGGGAGAGTAGCAAAGCAATGATTTGGCAAAGATGGGCGGGAGGAGCCCTCGTGATGTTTCTGAGTGTTTTTTTTCTGGGGGGGTGTAGTATATGGGAATCGTATTATCATCCAAACCATGGTTCCACTCGTGCGGATCGTATTTGCCATCCCTATGGAGACTGCCTACAAGGGGAGTGGGTTTCCACTGAGGGAGGAGTTGCGGATCCAATTGAAACGCATTCAGCCTGTGTTGCGAGGGTTTCTGCAGAACAGGGGAGTGATTGGAAGAGAGATTCGGTTACCCAGGGATTGGAAATAGGTGAGTGTATGGAACGACAAGGGTTTATTCTCAAACCGTGATAATACGAGAAAGCTTTATGAAGTCATTTTCAGCACATGACCTCCCGCTACTCATCTGCACACCGCTCTCCTGGCTTCTCCGTGTTGAATGAGGCTCAGGAAATTGGGGATTCCGCCTCTACAAGCTTAACTCTCCTGGCCATTTGTATCCGTTGCGGTTATGCAAATTGTGGCCTGAATGGTTTCCTCCGGTTTAAGGCTGAACGAAACTTTTTCTCGAATGGTTCCCCCTCCTTTGGGATTGGTCGCCCTGATCTCTTTATATTTGAGTAATCCTTTTCCTATATCCTGGTAAATGGTAGTCTTGGCAAGATTGGTTAATGCCTGGCCGTTGGCTTTTGTTGTGGGTTCAATATACGAAATGCTGACAACAGGATTTGATGCCGTAACGGTGATTTGGGCAGATGTGAGACAGTTCGAGGCATCTCTTATTTCAAAAGACGAAACCTGCGGAGATAGGGGTTGAGACCCATCTGAGGAAACGACTGCGTGAGTTGGCTCTGAGGCTGTATCGGCTTGAGGTAGGTTTTCGCTGGGGGATGGGAGCTCTGAGGGAAGGCAAGATGGGCGTAGCCAACATAGTACAGTGTCCAGTCTTTGCTGAGATTGGGGGGATGAACAGGAAAGAAGACTGGAACAAAGAGCTAAGATCATGAGGAATCGAAAATAACAAATCACAGATAAACCTTGTTTAAGTCGGTTTTACAAAACTGGATTATGGAAATAATAAAAACGGTCGATTGATTGTTAAATTTGGCTGCCTACGAATTTTATCCTTCCTGTGGTCTTAACGGAAGGCCTGCCTTAAACTTAAGCGTATGCTTAGGATTGCCCTATGAATTGTGAATGAGAAAGGTAGAAATGAACAGGTGAGAAAAAACCACGCAATCGCTTCTTTATCCAAATCCAAAGGGGCAAAAACAGTACGTCTTCTCAAAAAAAAGATTGATTCTCCACGGTCGGTAATTAGACCAGAGAAAGTGTTCAAAGAGCTGAGATTATTTGCAACGGATGTGGATGGGGTTCTGACCGATGCCGGCATGTACTATGGGGAATCGGGAGAAGAATTGAAAAAGTTCCATACGCGTGATGGTATGGGGATTAAGCTCTTACAAGCCCAAGGGGTAATCACGGCTATCATTACCATGGAAAACACCAGAATTGTCGCTCGCCGAGGAAAGAAATTAGGCATTCCCGAAGTCTTTCAAGGTGCCAAAGATAAGGTGGCCATTTTGCGCCATTTGTCTGAAAAGTACGGGATTCCTTTTTCACAGATGGCCTACATTGGGGATGATGTGAATGACGTGGAGGCCCTGAAAACGGTGGGATACGCCGCAGCTCCCGCGGATTGTGTAGCGCAAGTCCGTCAGGTTGTGCATTATGTCTGCAAAAAAAATGGAGGTGAGGGAGCTGTTCGAGAAATAATCGATAGAATTTTGGCTGCAAAAGGCTCTTAGTAGCCCTACAAGTATTTAGTGGATTTTTAAATGGCATATTCCGATAATCTTTCTTATGAGCTTTTAACCTTTGTTATTTGAGTATGGTCTTGTATTGGGTCCATTGACTGTTTGAAACGACTGGAGGAGAGGGACCGAACATGAATCCTCATGTCTATGGAGTGATTTTGGCCGGGGGGAGTGGTACCCGGTTTTGGCCGTTGAGCCGGGAACGATTTCCTAAGCAATTATTGAGAATTTTGGGAGAAGGAACCCTCCTTCAACAGACGTTTGAGCGTCTATTACAGAATATCCCCGCGAATCGGATGGCCATTGTCACCAACGCCGTTCAAGCGGAATCCATCAAACTTCAACTCAATCAGTGGAAAGATGACATTGCTGGGAATGTCATCCTTGAGCCGGAAGGAAGAAATACGGCACCGGCGATCGCTCTCGCGGCCCTACAATTGATACATCAAGATCCTGAAGCCGTGATGGTGGTGGTGCCGGCAGATCATGTCGTGAAGGCCTCCAAAAAATTTATGCGAGCCGTGCAATTTGCCAGTGAATTGGCGATGGGTGGGCATCTGGTCACGTTTGGGATTCAGCCGACTCGTCCTGAAACAGGGTATGGCTATATTCAGCCTTTGAGGCGAATGAGGGTTGGAGCCAAGGGCCCCTTCATCGGGTATTCGGTGGCTCGCTTTGTTGAAAAGCCGAACCTCCCAACTGCCAAACGATACTTTCGATCTGGAAATTATTTTTGGAATAGCGGTATTTTTGTCTGGAAAGCTTCTCAAATTTTATCAGAATTAGCCTTTCACCAACCGGCGTTATCCAAATTGTTGAATGGTTTACAAGACAAGATGGGAAGTGAGGATTTTCCCTCCCACCTTCGGAAGGTCTATGCAAAAGTCGAATCGCTTTCTATTGACAATGCGGTGATGGAACATTCTTCTCGAAGCGTGGTGATACCGATAGACTTTGGTTGGTCGGATGTGGGGAGTTGGAGCAGCCTGGAAGAAGTGGTGCCTTTGGATAAAGATGGAAATGTCCGGAATGGAAATATTATAGATCTGGGAAGCCGCGATTCGGTGCTGTTTGCGGATCGAAGGGTCGTAGCAACAATTGGCCTCGACAATATGGTGGTGGTGGATACGCCCGATGCCACCCTGGTCTGTCCGAAAGATCGTGCGCAAGATGTCAAAGCTATTGTCAATCTGTTGAAGCGACAGGGCGCCCCTGAACATTTAGAACATCGAACCGTGCATCGTCCTTGGGGTTCCTATACCGTCATGGAAGAGGGTAAAGGTTACAAAGTTAAACGTATTGAAGTCGCACCTGGAAAACGGCTTTCCCTTCAACTCCATCATCAACGCAGTGAGCATTGGGTGGTCATTGCAGGGACGGCCCGGGTGACTCGTGGCGAAGAAGTCTACGACTTGCAAGCCGGAATGAGTACTGGGATAGC
Above is a window of Candidatus Nitrospira neomarina DNA encoding:
- a CDS encoding GldG family protein encodes the protein MSSILGIAGMIIALVGLGLPLVYPAAESLSSILLGVGTVCLLGYFAFHFRSLTALARTRSTRLGAHSLFSVLLAGVVVALLNFLAAKHAPEWDFSETQNFTLSRQTYQVLRTLPREVKMTVFTHEGSPGYGGYQDLLTTYAKESPLITLAFIDPERQPDKAKEYQVTRIDTVVVESGPQKVYLQRSSEADMTNALLRVTQDKKKRIAFVTGHGEKSLSDTESSGLSRAGDALTKQGYAVGTVDWQDTASHEAAVLIVASSTESISPEDQHRMSQYLEKGGRVLVMDDPGSGTSLDPLFTPWGIQLGTGILADEQDRLGRGSPTALLVRTFTTHDITEDFTTPILFPVSRSVTFDAAQGKAWEFVSLAQTSPESWEEMDLKSPQPEFTAGEDAKGPYTVAGLLIRKPIEQTPPAQPAVLIVGNAAFATNGYLTYPGNTDFFLKAVAWLAQEDALVSLTPKDPAFHPFIPNPSQEQVLVFFQVLFLPLLTLFLGLSVWKRRRSL
- a CDS encoding ABC transporter permease yields the protein MTPVHTIVAKELRSAFVSPVVYVIAAIFLAIVGLLAYSAAANASNQAIRLMQIQNTYAQLNLNDMLFRPLFRSMNLILMIILPLLTMRLFAEERKLRTFELLLTSPIGVNEIVSGKFMSVIIVYSGLLSLTSLIPITLSAYATFDWRPIYLGYVALFLQGALLISIGLFASALTENQIIAAFLSFGCILGLWMLGALGGIVGDTTIGHILSYLSFSEHYERLIRGLFNLKDILYYVSGIAFMWFAAHQAVDAYRWK
- a CDS encoding ABC transporter ATP-binding protein, which produces MIDVQHVTKRYGNATALDDISFSINKGEIVAFLGPNGAGKTTTMRILTGFMPPTLGTVRIAGFDCLETPWEVKKHIGYLPETPPLYLELTVTEYLTFVGRIKRLSEDQLTERMDTIITQTGLAEVRGRVIGHLSRGYRQRVGLAQALLHNPPVLILDEPTTGLDPNQIIEIRELIKSLAGSHTIILSTHLLAEATAICQRVIIIHRGRIVAVDTPEQLGTKLRESETLSLTVKQSDPDLLEALHHIPGVIRVSQGATAHTYLLDTQMGRDIREELTQLIVSRNVGLLELKTQPLTLEDAFKVLTQTNTPSGPSMTSTPDGPH
- a CDS encoding OmpA family protein, yielding MRKLFQGKYAILGLLVAILSGCSSWHHVSIFSHSAEPVEESPDSSPASVVNAPAVSVPQPEPSVPIVSQPQISEIPPATNDISSQTANPSLLPSTLEDVFFDYDQYYIRSEAVPILMQNAEILLNRHATRTVLIEGHCDERGTEEYNLILGERRAMAVKNYLVDLGVNASSIRILSLGKNEPFCLQPTRECFQKNRRAHFVLK
- a CDS encoding ElyC/SanA/YdcF family protein, encoding MLSLKKILASFFSPLSLCIEIIVCGLVFLYFSRKQYLGKVLVSLGFILLVISGYEGISGRIIRTLESQYPPINLSQVLTSGNITNTQESLKWIVVLASGTAGDATLPYQLRVSHHSRVRLMEGIRLHRMLPGSKIILTGGTGFEGSPEATTMSRVAEELGVNRADMVLEVESRDTKDHPLYVRDIVHDEPFILVTSAFHMPRAVKLFEKQGLFPIPASTGQWVPPMQFWSLVNFFPSSSGVRLAELAYHEYMGLLEAWVQDQI
- a CDS encoding KdsC family phosphatase: MRKNHAIASLSKSKGAKTVRLLKKKIDSPRSVIRPEKVFKELRLFATDVDGVLTDAGMYYGESGEELKKFHTRDGMGIKLLQAQGVITAIITMENTRIVARRGKKLGIPEVFQGAKDKVAILRHLSEKYGIPFSQMAYIGDDVNDVEALKTVGYAAAPADCVAQVRQVVHYVCKKNGGEGAVREIIDRILAAKGS
- a CDS encoding mannose-1-phosphate guanylyltransferase/mannose-6-phosphate isomerase, giving the protein MNPHVYGVILAGGSGTRFWPLSRERFPKQLLRILGEGTLLQQTFERLLQNIPANRMAIVTNAVQAESIKLQLNQWKDDIAGNVILEPEGRNTAPAIALAALQLIHQDPEAVMVVVPADHVVKASKKFMRAVQFASELAMGGHLVTFGIQPTRPETGYGYIQPLRRMRVGAKGPFIGYSVARFVEKPNLPTAKRYFRSGNYFWNSGIFVWKASQILSELAFHQPALSKLLNGLQDKMGSEDFPSHLRKVYAKVESLSIDNAVMEHSSRSVVIPIDFGWSDVGSWSSLEEVVPLDKDGNVRNGNIIDLGSRDSVLFADRRVVATIGLDNMVVVDTPDATLVCPKDRAQDVKAIVNLLKRQGAPEHLEHRTVHRPWGSYTVMEEGKGYKVKRIEVAPGKRLSLQLHHQRSEHWVVIAGTARVTRGEEVYDLQAGMSTGIAKETPHRLENPGQIPLEIIEIQNGPYLGEDDIVRLQDDFGRLRPSR